The DNA region CAGAATCTCAAACTCTTTCACAAACAATGTTATTTCGCCTCGTTTTGTTCTACGAACAGAACCCACAACACCAATAAAATCACCCAAATCGAAATCTTTTAAGGTCTCATATTTATCCTCCCCTACCTGTTTTTCTCCAAAAAACAACTGAATACGACCACTTTCATCACGGAGATCCATAAAGGTACTTTTCCCTTGTTCACGTCGTGCAGTGATACGACCCGCCAATGTAGCAGGGATTCCCTCCTGTGCTTGTTCCGCGTGTTCCTGCTCTATCTTCTCAAATTGTTCTCGAATTTTTGCTATAGCAGTACTTCGGTGGAAAATATACTTATAAGGGTTATCTCCACGTTCGCGGAAATGGTTCATTTTACGAATACGATTTTCACGCAATTCTTGTAAAGTTGAATGTTCTTTGAATTGTTCTTCCATAGTTAAATTCCTACACTTTTCTTTTCTAAATTCCATTTTAAGTATGCTTCAACAAACAAATCTAAATCACCATCCAAGACCCTATCCACATTACTGGTCTCCGCACCTGTGCGGTGGTCTTTGACCAGCTGATATGGTTGAAGGATATAACTCCGAATCTGGCTACCCCATGCGACCTCCGTTTGACCTTCCCGTTGAGCGTAAAGTTCCATTTCTTTCTTCCGCATTTCCATATCATATAACTTCGCTTTGAGCATTTGTAGAGCCATCGCACGATTACGATGTTGAGAACGTTCTACCTGACAACTAACAACAAACCCAGTGGGTAAATGAGTTAACCGCACCGCAGAACTGGTTTTATTTACTTTTTGTCCACCTGCCCCACTGGAACGGAACGTGTCCATTTTTAAGTCTTCCTCACGTATTTCTATCTTTATATCTTCATCTACTTCAGATAAAACTTCAATCGCGGTAAACGAGGTGTGCCGTCTCTTGTTCGCATCAAAAGGAGATATTCGCACCAGACGATGAACCCCATTTTCAGATTTGAGTAAGCCATAGGCATACAATCCTGTAACCCTTATTGTTGCACTCTTCAATCCTGCCTCTTCACCAGGTTGATAGTCTACCAATTCTGTTTCAAGTCCTTTCTCCTCACAATATCGCATAATCATTCGATATAACATTTGTGCCCAATCGCAGGATTCTGTCCCTCCTGCACCTGGATGAAAACTTACAATCGCAGGTTTTGTATCCCTCGGATCTCTGAACAGGCTTTTAATTTCCAATTGATGAATTTCCTGCTGTAAACGGCTTATCAACTGGTTCACCTCCTGACTTAGTGTCCCCTCATCTTCCTCTATTGCCATGAGAATAAAGGCTTCTGCTTCTTCAAGTTCTTTGTTCAAAGACTCCGGTTCTTCTATAGCGTTCTTCAGGCTTTTTATTTCTTGCAACGTTTTCTGGGCTCGTTCAGGGTCGTTCCAAAAATCTGGTGCTTCCATACTCCGTTCTAACAATTCTATCTGTTCTTGTACCCCTTCTACATTCAGACAGGAGCGCAACTCTGTTAGCCGTTGCTTTAAGTTATTTATAGTTTGTATTTCAAGTTCATACATAAAATTAGAAAACCTTCCCTTTAATCAAACTCCAGTCAAAGAATCTTATATAAATAGAAGAAAAATGGAAATGCGAAAAGCATCCCATCACAACGGTCAAGAACACCCCCATGACCTGGGAAAATAGTCCCAGAATCCTTGACGCCCGTTTCACGTTTCCATCGTGATTCTAATAGGTCTCCAAACTGGCTAATGATGGAAAGTATTATACCCCATTTCAAATAGAAAACGACACTTTGATCTGGGAGAAAGTTAACAAAAACAAACCGTTGTAATAACCATAAAACTAACATCCCAATAACACTAAAAACAACCCCACCTATACTACCTTCCCATGTCTTTTTAGGACTTATCTCTGGGGCTAACTGATGTTTCCCAACAAGTTTACCAACACAAAAGGCACCAGAATCACACAAAGCAACTGCAACGATGAACATTGTTATATAACCAGGTCCACGGGGTTGGGTATGAAGTAATAACAAATGTGCTGGAACCCAGCCAAGATAAAATAAAGCGAAACATGCATATACCAATTTTGTATGCGACACTGTTTGGTTAAAAATATATAACAGGCTTATAACACCAAAAGAGAGAACAAAAAATAAATGGATATAAAAAGGAGTCCCTCCGACTCCAGAAAAAACAATGATGGGTATCAGAATCAACGACGTAAGACTTAACACATTTTGGTTTACGGGATTCGTAATCTGAAAATACTCCCAACCTGCTATCATTGTTAATACCGCAATAAAAAGGGCTAAACATAAATATAATGGAGGTATCCATAACAGCAATGCTGTTAATAAAACTAAAACAATTCCTGTTATCACTCGTTGAATCACAAAACTTCCCCTATATTAGGTGTGTTCAAAGACATTCTAAACGTGAGCCGAAACGTCTTTCCCTCTGCTGATATTGAACAATGGCTTCCCAAAGATGTTGACGTCGAAAATCAGGCCATAGCACAGGTAAAAAAACCATTTCCGCATAAGAAATTTGCCAGAGCATAAAATTACTAACTCGTTGCTCGCCACTGGTACGAATTAGAAGGTCTACTTCCGAAAACTCAGGGACATATAAATGTTTTACAAAAATCTCCTCATCTATTTGTTGGGGGCTAAGCATTCCCGCTTGAACTTTTTCAGCAAGGGAACGCGTCGCACGTAATATCTCCTGTCTACCTCCATAATTTAACCCAACAATAACAGTCATATCCGTATTGTTCTCGGTTCTGTGCAAACAATATTCAAGGTCTTGTATCGCATTAGGAGGTAATTCTTTCCACTCACCCATAAATAAAACGCGTATCCCATGTTTTTTTATCTCATCAATCTCATTCCGAATATACGTACTCATTAGTCGGAACAGGGATTCAACCTCATCTTGAGGTCGAGCCCAATTCTCGGTTGAAAAAGCATAGAGAGACAAACACGGAATCCCCAATT from Candidatus Hydrogenedens sp. includes:
- a CDS encoding phosphatidate cytidylyltransferase, producing MIQRVITGIVLVLLTALLLWIPPLYLCLALFIAVLTMIAGWEYFQITNPVNQNVLSLTSLILIPIIVFSGVGGTPFYIHLFFVLSFGVISLLYIFNQTVSHTKLVYACFALFYLGWVPAHLLLLHTQPRGPGYITMFIVAVALCDSGAFCVGKLVGKHQLAPEISPKKTWEGSIGGVVFSVIGMLVLWLLQRFVFVNFLPDQSVVFYLKWGIILSIISQFGDLLESRWKRETGVKDSGTIFPGHGGVLDRCDGMLFAFPFFFYLYKIL
- the uppS gene encoding polyprenyl diphosphate synthase; its protein translation is MRKIPADLDPRVDLERLPKHIAVIMDGNGRWAKLHGKKTTEGHEAGAEGVREILKGCRELGIPCLSLYAFSTENWARPQDEVESLFRLMSTYIRNEIDEIKKHGIRVLFMGEWKELPPNAIQDLEYCLHRTENNTDMTVIVGLNYGGRQEILRATRSLAEKVQAGMLSPQQIDEEIFVKHLYVPEFSEVDLLIRTSGEQRVSNFMLWQISYAEMVFLPVLWPDFRRQHLWEAIVQYQQRERRFGSRLECL
- the prfB gene encoding peptide chain release factor 2; translated protein: MYELEIQTINNLKQRLTELRSCLNVEGVQEQIELLERSMEAPDFWNDPERAQKTLQEIKSLKNAIEEPESLNKELEEAEAFILMAIEEDEGTLSQEVNQLISRLQQEIHQLEIKSLFRDPRDTKPAIVSFHPGAGGTESCDWAQMLYRMIMRYCEEKGLETELVDYQPGEEAGLKSATIRVTGLYAYGLLKSENGVHRLVRISPFDANKRRHTSFTAIEVLSEVDEDIKIEIREEDLKMDTFRSSGAGGQKVNKTSSAVRLTHLPTGFVVSCQVERSQHRNRAMALQMLKAKLYDMEMRKKEMELYAQREGQTEVAWGSQIRSYILQPYQLVKDHRTGAETSNVDRVLDGDLDLFVEAYLKWNLEKKSVGI